A single genomic interval of Spinacia oleracea cultivar Varoflay chromosome 6, BTI_SOV_V1, whole genome shotgun sequence harbors:
- the LOC130462380 gene encoding uncharacterized protein translates to MAGQVRGTMVYPQQNYNNGVSVQQFQSSGRVSGVVATNLFPSGQTEIRMSVGGIRMTPEGGDVLLSQDRCGISMSQNISGGPIAQNLSGLHMSQNINGVQMSQNLSGVQISQMSQMYQNAGSIRYFTSNSSSRGGNYQEVGTHCMPANHNQHRHSFQVVNETSHGDHRSYQPTTKHLLQSNPGFLVNEGGCGTHSIHGASGNPVFTQDLLGCHDLTKN, encoded by the exons ATGGCTGGGCAAGTAAGGGGGACTATGGTATACCCTCAGCAGAACTACAACAATGGGGTATCTGTTCAAcagtttcag TCATCTGGAAGAGTAAGTGGAGTTGTTGCCACAAATTTGTTTCCCTCAGGACAGACAGAAATTCGCATGTCTGTGGGTGGGATTCGTATGACCCCGGAGGGTGGTGACGTACTTTTGTCCCAAGACCGTTGTGGTATATCAATGTCACAAAACATATCTGGTGGTCCAATTGCCCAAAACCTATCCGGTTTACACATGTCCCAGAACATTAATGGTGTGCAAATGTCGCAAAACTTGAGTGGAGTGCAAATATCTCAGATGTCGCAAATGTACCAGAATGCTGGTTCCATTCGTTACTTCACCAGTAACAGCAGCAGCAGAGGTGGAAATTATCAAGAGGTCGGGACTCATTGTATGCCTGCAAATCATAACCAGCACCGGCATAGTTTCCAGGTTGTGAACGAAACCTCCCATGGGGATCACCGTAGTTATCAACCAACTACTAAACACTTGTTGCAGTCCAATCCGGGTTTTTTAGTCAATGAGGGTGGGTGTGGAACGCATTCTATACATGGCGCCAGTGGTAATCCAGTATTCACTCAAGACCTGCTCGGTTGTCATGACCTTACGAAGAATTAG
- the LOC130462904 gene encoding protein FAR-RED IMPAIRED RESPONSE 1: MRTSKEGEGVVGSKGRLQLNQVLELDGEKELLDDVGEYFSDDGFDEDDGVGDGVESEDGGVEEVEVGEERWEDGEDDVVDDYDEALDEGDELDEELCIENDDDLNEVNDDNYDESGEMGVGRNTTCMEDGDIGGPGDGDGVSTINADMYTTPTKRNKGPVLPTPSVGISFANWEALNNYFRSYGEQQGFGVVCMGGNKSGVKDSETGKSNSLRTYVWRCECHGRPKYRRMVNGRVVTCAEEPILKRKTKKCSCPVMLYGARTKENLWVVKSVVTEHLNHIPTPTKSNHISMFRVRKITQTILKQIENYHDSGAPVAQIFNNLAGRRNGVENIVFTKKDVHNILNRRMRLRLRDGDAVAMINYLDKMTKDNQNFFHLHRLDKTGKFQDVMWVDARSRAAYEYFGDVVCFDSTYLTNKYDLPFSNFVGVNHHGKTILLGCALVSHETAETFVWLFRAWLSCMGGKAPAAIMTDQDAAMRKAIRIAMPMPKTRHLWCMWHIMQKFSRKLGSMTDFPQIKVALQTVIYNSLTPVEFEEGWAEVVETFKLKEAKESYKWLVGSYNQREMWIPVYVKHIFWAGMQTTQRVESINSFFDGYLKKNTRLYQFAPRYCKAMESRANDEKAADVNCCRFTRSLVGEFAVERKFQKLYTDAKFVEVQIQCMRVCYVTPITSKVVSDVEVEHTVSDKVWVWSKFLRKEISLAGRKRIYVVMFNKETSFAKCDCKHFECHGIMCRHC, from the exons ATGAGAACTTCTAAGGAGGGTGAAGGAGTGGTTGGAAGCAAAGGGAGGTTGCAATTAAACCAG GTTCTTGAATTGGATGGGGAGAAAGAGTTGTTGGATGATGTAGGGGAATATTTTAGTGATGATGGGTTTGACGAAGATGATGGGGTAGGTGATGGTGTAGAGTCTGAAGATGGGGGAGTTGAGGAGGTAGAAGTTGGTGAAGAACGTTGGGAAGATGGCGAGGATGATGTTGTGGATGATTATGATGAAGCATTAGATGAAGGAGATGAATTAGATGAAGAATTGTGTATTGAAAATGATGATGACCTGAATGAGGTTAATGATGATAATTATGATGAATCCGGAGAAATGGGAGTGGGGCGAAACACTACTTGTATGGAGGATGGAGACATTGGCGGCCCTGGTGATGGAGATGGGGTTTCAACCATTAACGCAGATATGTATACAACTCCTACGAAGCGGAACAAAGGTCCCGTTCTACCGACCCCTTCTGTTGGAATTTCTTTTGCTAATTGGGAAGCATTGAATAACTATTTTCGATCCTATGGGGAGCAACAAGGTTTTGGTGTAGTGTGTATGGGAGGGAATAAGAGCGGGGTGAAAGACAGTGAAACGGGCAAATCGAATTCCCTGAGGACCTATGTTTGGAGGTGTGAGTGTCATGGAAGGCCAAAATACCGGCGGATGGTGAATGGCAGGGTAGTTACCTGCGCAGAGGAACCAATTCTTAAGAGGAAGACGAAGAAGTGTAGTTGCCCTGTTATGCTATATGGGGCTCGGACCAAAGAGAACTTATGGGTTGTGAAGAGTGTTGTTACTGAACATTTGAACCACATTCCCACTCCTACCAAGTCCAACCATATTTCCATGTTCCGGGTCAGGAAAATAACTCAGACAATCCTGAAACAGATTGAAAATTATCACGATTCAGGTGCACCTGTGGCTCAGATTTTCAATAACTTAGCGGGAAGAAGGAATGGTGTAGAGAATATTGTTTTTACGAAGAAAGACGTGCATAATATTTTGAATAGGAGGATGCGATTGAGGCTACGAGATGGGGATGCTGTTGCAATGATAAATTATTTAGATAAAATGACAAAGGATAATCAAAATTTTTTCCATCTCCACCGGCTTGATAAAACAGGGAAGTTCCAGGATGTAATGTGGGTTGATGCTCGTAGCAGAGCTGCGTATGAGTATTTTGGGGATGTGGTTTGTTTTGACTCCACGTACTTGACAAACAAGTATGATTTGCCATTTTCGAACTTTGTTGGGGTGAATCACCATGGGAAAACAATTTTGCTTGGATGTGCATTAGTGTCTCATGAAACCGCGGAAACGTTCGTTTGGCTCTTTAGGGCATGGTTGTCTTGTATGGGGGGTAAAGCTCCCGCTGCTATTATGACCGACCAGGATGCGGCTATGAGGAAGGCAATTAGAATAGCAATGCCAATGCCTAAAACCAGACATCTTTGGTGTATGTGGCATATTATGCAGAAGTTCAGCCGAAAATTGGGTTCGATGACTGATTTTCCCCAAATAAAAGTTGCCCTACAGACTGTCATATACAACAGTTTGACCCCTGTTGAATTCGAAGAAGGTTGGGCTGAAGTGGTGGAAACTTTCAAGCTGAAGGAGGCTAAGGAAAGCTACAAGTGGCTAGTAG GGTCGTATAATCAGCGAGAAATGTGGATACCTGTATATGTGAAGCATATTTTTTGGGCGGGGATGCAGACTACTCAGAGGGTTGAGAGTATTAACAGTTTCTTCGACGGGTACTTGAAGAAGAATACGAGATTATATCAGTTTGCTCCTAGGTACTGCAAGGCCATGGAAAGTAGGGCCAATGATGAAAAAGCTGCTGATGTGAACTGCTGTCGTTTTACTCGGTCTTTGGTTGGAGAGTTTGCTGTGGAGAGGAAGTTCCAGAAACTATATACGGATGCGAAGTTCGTTGAAGTCCAGATCCAATGTATGCGGGTATGTTACGTAACACCTATTACTTCGAAAGTAGTTTCTGATgtggaggttgagcatacggtgTCTGACAAAGTATGGGTATGGTCCAAGTTCTTGAGAAAGGAAATATCTTTGGCAGGCCGGAAGCGTATATACGTCGTGATGTTCAACAAGGAGACCTCATTTGCAAAGTGTGACTGCAAACATTTCGAGTGCCACGGCATTATGTGTAggcactgttag